The genomic region TTTCAGCAACACCAGCCTCTTCTTCCACAAGAGGAAGGTCCACGGCTACGTGCCGGGGGACAAGGCGTGGCTGGAAAACTACGCCAAGGAAGAGATGGCCATGAACTCCTCCCACATTCTCTTGGGGTACAGTGACGCAGGCTTGACTCGTTCAACCTCGGCCAGGACGGAAATACTTCCAGCGACTTCGAGGAGCGAAGTGTGGCAAAGGAAGAGTTCCGCcgtcctggaggagcaggagaaggtttaCCAGCGAGCCTTTGGGGCCTCTCTCTACGGACAAGGGCCATCGCAGCCCGGAGAAGCGCAGAGCGGTGCGGTGACGCAGGAAACGGGACAGTTAAGGCAGCACCCGGCACCACCTGCCACCGCAGGCCAGGGGGCTGCTTCCGGCACAGTGGATCCAGTGGAGGTCGGTACGGGGGACGACCACGATATGGAGAGGACGTTTCAGAAGGGACTGGGCGCAAGCAGCTCGCAGCTAGAGGAGGTCTTCGAGGCCCAGCTGGAGTTTCATAATGCACCGTCGGATGAGGCAGCAAAGCAGCTTTCCAGCTCCCAGCTGCCGGCCTTGGATTCATGGGAACCCTGTGACGCTGCCACCATGTACAGGGACTTTGGACTGAACAACGCCGATGATGTGCAGGCTGACGTCGGCAATGATGACGCTGACATTGGAGACCACTGTGAAGACGAGGAAGGTGGCAGTGGGGACAATGCAGCAAGCAACAGCAGGGACCATGTGGTGGGAAGTCAAGAGGAAGTAGCACACAGCGTTGATGTCTTCGCCGATGAAGATCAGAGCAGTGGCTACGAGCTTCCAGATAAAAACGACCAAATTGACGAGACAGCTGAGTTGGAGGTTGGCGCATCTGCCAGCGTCCAGGTTGACGGGGCCTGGGTAAGAGCCGTCGGGCCTCCGATGACTCAGCCCTCCGACGGTAGCCAGGGCGCGGCCGAATCTCGGGGCGAAGCCGCGGCGCGGGACGGTCCCGAGCCCGAGGGCAACCGGCCCGAAATCCGGGAGGAGACGGAGCTTTCGCAGTCCGAATCCGAGATCAAGGCCCTGCGGAAACAGGACAAGCAGCAGGCCCAAGCCCTGGTTTTGGAGGGTAGGGTGCAGATGCTGGTCGTCCAAACGGACGCCCAGGTGTTCAAGTGCGAGCGGTGCTCGTACGTCACCAGGAAAGAGAAAGCCATGGTCCTTCACACAAAGTCGGGCTGCCAGAACAAAAAGTCTCCCTTGGTGTGCACAGCCTGCGGGGCCACTTTCAAGCAGCAGCGAGGGCTCAACACTCACCTGCAAAAGAAATGTCCCGTCATCGTAAAGAAGCACAAGCTCTACGTCCGACAATCGGCAGTGATACAGTCCAGCGCCGGTCGGGTcaaggacaaggagaaggagcagggcacAGAGACGGAGAAAACGGGAGAGACCCCCAAGAGGAAAGGGAAACGGGCCAGCGCCGGTAGGAATAAGACGCCAGGGTGGAATCCAACTCCAGCTAAACCTGATCGGCAGCTCTCCAAAGCGACGGAAGATTCTGGAGGCGGTGAAGACCGGGTGGCAGATGTAACATACGTCCGCGTCCCGGAGGGAAGCCACACCGCAGAGGACAACCCTGCTGCTTGCGACCAGGAGGAACCCGGGTCCTTGGCAGAGGAGGCCTCGGGCGGCGCTGCCCCTGTCGGCAAGGAGACTTCGGCCTCGGCCAAGCGGGACGAGACCCCAGCGGACCCGGAGCTGGCTGAGGAGATCCAGCGGGGATCCGGGGCGTGGAAGTTCAGGTGCGACGAGGGCAAGTTctactgctcctcctgccccttcgtCTGCTCCAGCAAGCCGGACATCGGCAGCCACGTGGAAGGCGGCTGCGGTGGAACGACGGCAGCAGCGGCCCCTGTCAAGCTGCCGTGCGGCTTCTGCGAGTTGCTCTTCCGGTCGGAGAGGGCGCTGAGGAACCACCGGGCCATCAAGCACACCAAGGAAGAGGATCTCTCGGACGAGACCGACCCGGAGGAGTCGGCGGACGGCCTGGACAGAGAGTCCTCCAGCGGGGACGAAGGGAGCCGGAGCGGAGCTGGAAACCAAGGCTACCCGGAGAACAGCGGCGAATCCGAAACGGAGGGCGGCCCCCGGCAAAGGCGATTCTCctgcccctcctgccccttcagcTGCTACCAGGAGCGAGCCATGGACACCCACGGGAGGAAGGGCTGCATGAAGCCCGGCGAGCTCCAGTGCGGCCTCTGCTCCTTCGTCTGCAAGTCCCCCGCCGCTCTCAAGCACCACACCCGGCTGCACGGCAAGAAGTGCTGCCGCAAGAGGCCGCGGCTGAGGTGCCGGCTCTGCGAGTTCACCTGCAAGCAGGTCCGGTGCCTGAAGCAGCACGTGGCCATCAAGCACGACGGCGTCAAGCCCTACAAGTGCCGCTACTGCGACTTCAGCACCACCCGCCGCTACCGGCTAGACGCCCACGAGTCCCTGCACACCGGCGTTGGGCGTCTAGCCTGCGACGCCTGCCAGCAGACCTTCGGTACCGGCTCCAAGCTACGCATCCACAAGCTGCGGGTTCACGAGAAGCGGCCCACCCACTTCTGCGCCCTGTGCGACTACAGCGGCTACAACCAGAACGACATCACCCGGCACGTGGGCAGCTGCCACGCCGGCGAGCCCAGCTGGGCCTGCGGCCGCTGCGAGGCCCGCTTCAGCTCCGAGGGAGCCCTGAAGCAGCACTGCCTGCGCCGGCACGAGGAGAAGGTGTGCCGGGGCTGCCCCTCCTGCGTCTTCGCCTGCTACAGCGAGTCCACCCTCAAGAGCCACGTGCAGCGGCAGCACCCTCAGCTGGAGTGCTCCGCCTGCAAGGAGAGGTTCGAGCGCAGGGACCAGCTGGAGGAGCACAAGAAGATCCACTTCGGGCATCGCTGTGAGCACTGTGACTTTGCCACCCGGGAGCGGCAGCAACTGATCCAGCACCTGCTGGACACccacgaggaggagcaggaggaggggggggggcaggccccggaggaggaggagggcggggagggggggaagcccTTCCGCTGCCCCTTCTGCGACTTCGCCTGCCGCCACCAGATGGTGTTCGACTACCACATGAAAGCCCACGGGGGCACGCGGCTCTACAAGTGCACCGACTGCGACTACACCACCAAGAACCGGCAGAAGATCACCTGGCACATCCGCATCCACACCGGCGAGAAGCCCTACAAGTGCCACCTGTGCAGCTACGCCTGCGCTGATCCGTCGCGCTTAAAGGTAAGGGGGTCCCGGGGTGCCACGTGTCCATTCTAGACTCCGCTTTCCCAATGCTCTCCCACCATctgctccgtaaacttgagctcgttcAAAAgcgcccgtatcctgactcgcaccaagtccccttcacccatcaccctcactGACCTCCGTCGGCACCCGGCCCGGCAGCGCCTCGATTTTAGaagttctcatcctcgtgttcaaatccctccatggccctctcccctccccccccccccaccctatcactgtaacctcctccagccccacaaccctccgagatctctgcgctcctcctgttctggcctcttgcacttccatcgctccaccattggcggccgtgccttctgctgcctcggccccaagctctggaattccctccctacacctctcctctctctcctcctttaagactctccttcaaacctacctctttgactaggcttttggtcacctgccctaatatctccttatgtggctcggtgtcaatttttgtttgtttacgctcctgtgaagtgccatgggacgttttacaacgtttaaggtgctatataaatgcagcttgttgttgttgtaacgGCAGCACCAAGGGAAACAAGGCGAAGGATAGGGTTTTTCCCGCTCGAGTGGCCTGCAGAGTCATGAGGTGATTTTAgctggagtgctgtgcacagttccggtctccgtattatagaaaggatatagaggcactggagaaggtgcaaaaaagattcacaaggatgataccagaactgagaggatatatttgtcaggaaaaactgaacaggctctagaaaagagaaggctgaggggtgacctgatagaggtc from Heptranchias perlo isolate sHepPer1 chromosome 7, sHepPer1.hap1, whole genome shotgun sequence harbors:
- the znf142 gene encoding zinc finger protein 142; this translates as MEDQTGSVASNDGIYGTFTPEQEYTLHGIVELQGEPGGLHGDGRFGAEVGHLVADERGSDPRDEPARKDVRQALTLEITVTSAQELPENGPECEGKDLAQTTQRDEKMEAADDPQDALIRMEGLYCCHQCSESFDNQNLLAEHLQRHTPGVKRPPSPGPEDQGGSRAKRPRTARRKLRECGEESGGPSGDAAREKHPCPACGEESARACALKEQAGSHAAKPVPCPHRTCGLAFRSQAEMEAHRRGHFPFRCDQCDFVCSSAKLFARHKKRGRLKAKKLKCKLCPFKACGPRDLSKHQSGAHPGKPAYGCNKCDFTSRYRKVLKKHLATHSDESGSATEENDEQEGRRRAVDKGSSTAQRLPRKQKRSRCKEEELVSETGSEGDTSRKTKSFRQRHFKVDVQEGMEHLYKTHICPECKRCFKKRTHLVEHLHLHFPDPSLQCPHCHKFFTSKGKLKVHLMRELGEKTHHCPLCDYSAVEKNSLNRHMASMHENTANFYSDVYSCPACEEKFTISNSLKEHMKTHKEERRPLDCLEGGCGYTAEERKDFVRHLREAHGARAVECRYRTCGSLFGTEAGMEAHRRTHYAFHCDQCDFACSNKHVFRRHKRKGHPGSEELACSFCPFKTFNPVEFNDHVGKMHANEKIHKCSECDFATAHKRVLNRHILLHTGEKPHKCELCDFTCRDVGYLSKHMLTHSDDKNYMCTECGYITKWKHYLTVHMRKHTGDLRYHCNQCSYRCHRADQLSSHKLRHQGKSLICEVCGFACKRKYELQKHMQVKHSKDYQMPLYQCQYCSYQTRYKQALLNHENCKHTKHKEFRCALCSYRTFSNTSLFFHKRKVHGYVPGDKAWLENYAKEEMAMNSSHILLGYSDAGLTRSTSARTEILPATSRSEVWQRKSSAVLEEQEKVYQRAFGASLYGQGPSQPGEAQSGAVTQETGQLRQHPAPPATAGQGAASGTVDPVEVGTGDDHDMERTFQKGLGASSSQLEEVFEAQLEFHNAPSDEAAKQLSSSQLPALDSWEPCDAATMYRDFGLNNADDVQADVGNDDADIGDHCEDEEGGSGDNAASNSRDHVVGSQEEVAHSVDVFADEDQSSGYELPDKNDQIDETAELEVGASASVQVDGAWVRAVGPPMTQPSDGSQGAAESRGEAAARDGPEPEGNRPEIREETELSQSESEIKALRKQDKQQAQALVLEGRVQMLVVQTDAQVFKCERCSYVTRKEKAMVLHTKSGCQNKKSPLVCTACGATFKQQRGLNTHLQKKCPVIVKKHKLYVRQSAVIQSSAGRVKDKEKEQGTETEKTGETPKRKGKRASAGRNKTPGWNPTPAKPDRQLSKATEDSGGGEDRVADVTYVRVPEGSHTAEDNPAACDQEEPGSLAEEASGGAAPVGKETSASAKRDETPADPELAEEIQRGSGAWKFRCDEGKFYCSSCPFVCSSKPDIGSHVEGGCGGTTAAAAPVKLPCGFCELLFRSERALRNHRAIKHTKEEDLSDETDPEESADGLDRESSSGDEGSRSGAGNQGYPENSGESETEGGPRQRRFSCPSCPFSCYQERAMDTHGRKGCMKPGELQCGLCSFVCKSPAALKHHTRLHGKKCCRKRPRLRCRLCEFTCKQVRCLKQHVAIKHDGVKPYKCRYCDFSTTRRYRLDAHESLHTGVGRLACDACQQTFGTGSKLRIHKLRVHEKRPTHFCALCDYSGYNQNDITRHVGSCHAGEPSWACGRCEARFSSEGALKQHCLRRHEEKVCRGCPSCVFACYSESTLKSHVQRQHPQLECSACKERFERRDQLEEHKKIHFGHRCEHCDFATRERQQLIQHLLDTHEEEQEEGGGQAPEEEEGGEGGKPFRCPFCDFACRHQMVFDYHMKAHGGTRLYKCTDCDYTTKNRQKITWHIRIHTGEKPYKCHLCSYACADPSRLKYHMRIHQEERKYLCPECGYKCKWINQLKYHMTKHTGAKPYQCDECDYCTNRADALRTHKETRHKEARSFICEQCGKGFKTRFLLKTHLKKHSEEKPYVCSVCCRGFRWQAGLRHHYLTHTNEHPFFCRHCSYKAKQKFQVVKHIQRHHPQKASADPGEGVGKVPPVSHPLGPGDGRAGQSPPTHHPPLTSDSADKPVPGTASSSS